A section of the Neisseria dumasiana genome encodes:
- a CDS encoding DsbC family protein, protein MKQKLIYMMLPFMLPLAACGQTPSNKAEHAQPASENAASAITANLEKAYASQKLKVQSVNKTPINGLYEVVVSGNQIIYTDDKAKYILQGSLLDVEKRRDLTEERMADLSTVDFASLPLDKAIKEVRGKGTLKVAVFSDPDCPFCKRLEREFTKMNDITIYSFMMPLASLHPDAARKAEQIWCQPNRTAAWTAWMREGKMPPQVKVCDNPVEETTSLGEQLGFHGTPAIVFPNGKTQSGYSPMPQLEQIIKQNQ, encoded by the coding sequence ATGAAACAAAAGCTGATATACATGATGCTGCCGTTTATGCTGCCTTTGGCCGCTTGCGGGCAGACGCCTTCCAATAAAGCCGAACATGCACAGCCTGCATCGGAAAATGCCGCTTCGGCCATTACCGCCAACCTTGAAAAAGCTTACGCTTCGCAAAAGCTGAAGGTGCAAAGCGTAAATAAAACACCGATTAACGGCCTGTATGAAGTGGTGGTATCGGGCAACCAGATTATCTATACCGATGATAAGGCCAAGTATATTCTGCAAGGCAGCCTGCTTGACGTGGAAAAACGCCGCGACCTTACCGAAGAGCGCATGGCGGATTTGAGCACGGTTGATTTTGCTTCGCTGCCTTTGGATAAGGCCATCAAAGAAGTGCGCGGAAAAGGCACGTTGAAAGTGGCGGTGTTTTCCGACCCCGATTGCCCGTTCTGCAAACGTTTGGAACGCGAATTTACCAAAATGAACGACATCACGATTTACAGCTTTATGATGCCGCTGGCCAGCCTGCACCCTGATGCGGCGCGTAAGGCCGAACAGATTTGGTGTCAGCCCAACCGCACGGCTGCATGGACGGCTTGGATGCGCGAAGGCAAAATGCCGCCGCAAGTGAAAGTGTGCGACAACCCGGTGGAAGAAACCACTTCGCTGGGCGAGCAGCTCGGTTTTCACGGCACGCCGGCGATTGTGTTCCCCAACGGCAAAACCCAAAGCGGTTACAGCCCGATGCCGCAGCTTGAGCAGATCATCAAACAAAACCAGTAA
- a CDS encoding 3'-5' exonuclease — MTPILAFDIETVPDVKGIRTLYDMPADVPDTDVVMFAQQKRRAQTGSDFMQHHLHQVVAISCCMRWGQDKIHVGTIGEVSDDEETMIAKFFDLIETHTPQLVSWNGGGFDLPVLHYRALIHGIPAARYWDTGEGDFGDSRDFKWNNYISRYHNRHCDLMDLLALYQPRASVPLDDMAKLCGFPGKLGMDGSKVWEAYHSGRLKDIRDYCETDAANTYLMYLRFRMMSGALDADEYEMEIKRLHNYLKSQAAEKAHWSEFCAAWK, encoded by the coding sequence ATGACCCCGATTCTCGCTTTCGACATTGAAACCGTGCCCGACGTAAAAGGCATACGCACGCTTTACGATATGCCCGCCGACGTGCCCGATACCGACGTTGTCATGTTTGCCCAACAAAAACGCCGCGCCCAAACCGGCAGCGACTTTATGCAGCACCACCTGCACCAAGTGGTGGCCATTTCATGCTGTATGCGCTGGGGGCAGGATAAAATCCACGTCGGCACCATAGGCGAAGTCAGCGACGACGAAGAAACCATGATCGCCAAGTTTTTCGACCTTATCGAAACCCACACGCCGCAACTGGTGAGCTGGAACGGCGGCGGTTTCGACCTGCCCGTGCTGCACTACCGCGCCCTCATCCACGGCATACCCGCCGCCCGCTATTGGGACACCGGCGAAGGCGATTTCGGCGACAGCCGCGATTTCAAATGGAACAACTACATCAGCCGCTACCACAACCGCCATTGCGACCTCATGGATCTGCTCGCCCTCTACCAGCCCCGCGCCAGCGTGCCGCTCGACGACATGGCCAAACTGTGCGGCTTTCCCGGCAAACTGGGCATGGACGGCAGCAAAGTGTGGGAAGCTTACCATTCAGGCCGTCTGAAAGACATCCGCGACTATTGCGAAACCGATGCCGCCAACACCTATTTAATGTATCTGCGCTTCCGCATGATGAGCGGCGCACTGGATGCAGACGAATACGAAATGGAAATCAAACGCCTACACAACTACTTAAAATCACAAGCCGCAGAAAAAGCGCACTGGTCGGAATTTTGCGCGGCTTGGAAATAA
- a CDS encoding calcium-binding protein has product MSDPKTFTGTPGNDIYYVNHIDDKIIEQPNGGRDRVYSSVSYSLPNNVEDLFLSGNAHLHGSGNDSDNLINGNIGNNRLNGNGGDDVLYGNSGNDTLFGGKGNDTLFGGAHDDTVNGDEGNDTLYGGSGRDTLHGGAGNDELYGGAHSDTYVFRAGDGHDTIRDLEGTDLVRFGPGIKPEQLVIEAVTKGEGTTDWVIKVDQNSSLTIPSQYFDDNTKLAIDYFVFDSRTLSAKDLANLAGVEPPFPDKNKGLTIKGDDGDNRLAGSDLNDQIYGLGGQDTLIGNAGDDYLDGGTGADSLTGDLGNDTLHGGDGNDTLSGGLGNDMLYGDTGDDTYLIDLTEQGKDTIVDSFGINTVKFTHIENSSDFDDFDVHVVANQSGDVDWVISSYSTGHSITIKNQINSSGKPAVDKFILGQGDKTVTYTHEEFINRTGFTQKGTDGDDVILGSEGNDYFNGGAGNDHIEGNRGSDTYYFGRGSGKDVIFDFGKVWRPQDDMPPFESADNAVRFGPGITPRDLEITRIEGYDESLIKGKIGETNQIPDLSGDTWVIRIKGTDDTLTILNQHNGDGAAINEFVFDNYWLSSRRMAEIMELDTRTQTREIYERQGYIMLRPKDGDLSSDDWITFDEVSKGRLIKLPTNFRAAPDNLEHVPLHEALHVKEYYSKYMNESRIIFIPYHGTPDAYVKYHITPDSYSAYTTKDYQQILKFDVQAAQNMKNYTVVEEGNSRIVIGNAGGHFQYNGDSKNELVYASGSKNTIHGGDGDDVIIGERGSKNFLYGGEGNDQLRGGYYGTNVLDGGSGDDTLVGSEYLDTFLFGRGSGQDTIDGYDPHYKGNEDTVRFSDGLKPQDLTLSIKPKGDGGTDWVIGIKGSQDTLTIQWQSRSNGDKNVEFFEFDSGKYTADQFQALVTGSAAVTPLTGAHHSEEADRVLPWDTLGSDTVREGAVKDVLAKVNQNALASLLRLNKGFANLEGLLENNSRFEEALNKLADTRSFDLKPLFADTADHAPAYSGNHAAMNMPEETAGNVSII; this is encoded by the coding sequence ATGTCTGATCCCAAAACATTTACCGGCACGCCCGGTAACGACATCTATTACGTCAACCACATCGACGACAAAATCATCGAACAACCCAACGGAGGCAGAGACCGCGTTTACAGCAGCGTTTCATACAGCCTGCCGAATAATGTCGAAGACCTTTTTCTTTCAGGTAACGCTCACCTACATGGTTCAGGCAACGATTCCGATAACCTGATAAACGGCAACATCGGCAATAACCGTTTAAACGGCAACGGCGGCGATGATGTCTTATACGGCAACAGCGGTAACGATACGCTTTTCGGCGGCAAGGGTAACGACACGCTTTTCGGCGGTGCGCATGACGATACCGTCAACGGCGACGAAGGCAACGATACCTTGTACGGCGGCAGCGGCAGAGACACGCTTCATGGCGGTGCAGGCAACGATGAGCTGTACGGCGGCGCGCACAGCGATACCTACGTTTTCCGTGCCGGCGATGGACACGATACCATCAGAGACTTGGAAGGCACCGACCTTGTGCGTTTCGGCCCCGGCATCAAGCCGGAGCAATTGGTGATTGAAGCCGTGACCAAAGGTGAAGGAACAACCGATTGGGTGATCAAGGTCGACCAAAATTCATCACTAACCATTCCCAGCCAATATTTTGACGACAACACAAAGCTGGCCATCGACTATTTTGTGTTTGATTCCCGTACGCTGAGTGCCAAAGATCTGGCTAATCTGGCAGGCGTTGAGCCGCCTTTCCCTGATAAAAACAAGGGCTTGACCATAAAAGGAGATGATGGCGACAATCGTCTGGCCGGTTCGGATTTAAATGACCAGATATACGGTTTGGGCGGCCAAGATACGCTGATCGGTAATGCCGGCGATGACTACTTGGACGGCGGTACCGGCGCAGACAGTTTAACGGGAGACTTGGGTAACGACACCCTGCATGGCGGCGACGGTAACGATACCCTCAGCGGCGGCCTCGGCAACGATATGCTGTATGGTGATACGGGGGACGATACTTATCTGATTGATCTAACCGAGCAAGGGAAAGACACCATTGTCGATTCATTCGGTATCAATACGGTTAAATTTACCCACATCGAAAACTCATCAGATTTTGATGATTTCGACGTGCATGTTGTCGCCAATCAATCAGGCGACGTTGACTGGGTTATTTCCAGCTATTCAACCGGTCATAGCATAACCATAAAAAACCAGATAAACAGCTCGGGCAAACCTGCTGTCGACAAGTTCATACTCGGTCAAGGCGATAAAACAGTTACTTATACCCACGAGGAATTTATCAACCGTACCGGTTTTACTCAAAAAGGTACCGATGGTGATGATGTGATTCTCGGCAGCGAAGGCAACGACTACTTCAACGGCGGCGCAGGCAACGACCATATTGAAGGCAATCGCGGTTCCGACACTTATTATTTCGGCAGGGGTTCGGGCAAGGATGTAATTTTCGATTTTGGCAAGGTATGGAGACCCCAAGACGATATGCCACCTTTCGAATCTGCCGACAATGCTGTGCGTTTCGGTCCCGGCATTACTCCGCGTGATTTGGAAATTACCCGTATCGAAGGTTATGATGAATCGCTTATCAAAGGAAAAATCGGCGAAACCAACCAAATTCCCGACCTCAGCGGAGATACTTGGGTTATCCGCATCAAGGGTACCGACGATACTTTAACCATTCTCAACCAGCACAACGGTGACGGAGCCGCGATTAATGAGTTTGTTTTCGACAACTATTGGCTCTCTTCGCGCAGGATGGCTGAAATTATGGAATTGGACACCCGTACCCAAACACGGGAAATATATGAGCGCCAAGGATACATCATGCTCAGGCCGAAAGACGGGGATTTGAGTTCAGATGACTGGATTACGTTTGACGAAGTTTCCAAAGGCCGGCTGATAAAATTACCCACTAATTTCCGCGCAGCACCTGATAACTTAGAGCATGTTCCTCTGCATGAGGCTTTGCACGTCAAAGAGTATTATTCGAAATATATGAATGAATCCAGAATAATATTCATTCCGTATCACGGCACACCCGATGCCTATGTGAAATATCACATCACGCCCGATTCGTATTCGGCATATACCACCAAAGATTATCAGCAGATTTTGAAATTCGACGTTCAAGCCGCTCAGAATATGAAAAATTATACTGTTGTCGAAGAAGGTAACAGCCGTATTGTCATCGGCAATGCCGGAGGCCACTTCCAATATAACGGCGACAGCAAAAATGAGTTGGTTTACGCCTCCGGTAGCAAAAACACGATTCACGGTGGCGATGGCGACGATGTGATTATAGGAGAGCGCGGCAGCAAAAACTTCTTATACGGCGGTGAAGGTAATGACCAACTCAGAGGAGGATATTATGGCACCAATGTGCTTGACGGTGGCTCGGGAGACGACACGCTGGTCGGCAGCGAGTACCTGGATACTTTCCTATTCGGCAGAGGAAGCGGGCAAGACACCATTGACGGGTATGATCCGCATTATAAAGGCAATGAGGACACCGTCCGTTTCAGTGACGGGCTGAAGCCGCAAGATTTGACGCTGTCAATCAAGCCGAAGGGCGACGGTGGCACCGACTGGGTAATCGGCATCAAAGGCTCTCAAGACACCCTGACTATCCAATGGCAATCCCGTTCGAATGGCGACAAGAACGTCGAATTTTTTGAATTCGATTCGGGCAAATATACGGCAGATCAATTCCAAGCTTTGGTAACCGGCTCGGCGGCTGTCACGCCGCTTACCGGTGCACACCATAGCGAGGAAGCAGACCGCGTATTGCCGTGGGATACGCTGGGCAGCGACACCGTGCGCGAGGGCGCCGTGAAGGATGTTTTAGCCAAAGTCAATCAAAATGCCCTCGCCTCATTGTTGCGGCTCAACAAAGGTTTTGCGAATCTCGAAGGCTTGCTGGAAAACAACAGCCGTTTTGAAGAAGCGCTCAACAAATTGGCCGATACCCGCAGCTTTGATCTCAAGCCGCTGTTTGCCGATACCGCCGACCACGCACCGGCTTATTCGGGCAACCATGCTGCGATGAACATGCCGGAAGAAACAGCCGGCAATGTAAGCATCATCTAA
- a CDS encoding sulfate ABC transporter substrate-binding protein yields MTANRTLSFAALFGAVLALSACSPKTEEKTAAATASSESAAAADAGSIKLLNVSYDVARDFYKEYNPLFIQEYKAKHPGADISVQQSHGGSSKQALAVANGLQADVATMNQTSDIELLEKKGLVKSDWRTRLPDNAVPFTGTTVFLVRKGNPKQIRDWSDLAKDNLQIVLANPKTTGNGRYAFLGAFGYALKANNGDEAKAKEFTAKLLKNTPVFENGGRAATTTFTQRNIGDVLVTFENEANHVSRNLAPDQFEIVYPSYTILSESPVAVVDSVAEKKGSQAAAEEYLKYLWSEPAQALAAKLYLRPRNPEVLAKHKSEFPEMETFSPNQVFGSWDEIMKKYFADGGLFDQLAQKQ; encoded by the coding sequence ATGACCGCAAACCGCACTCTTTCTTTTGCCGCATTGTTCGGCGCAGTTTTGGCATTGTCTGCCTGCTCGCCGAAAACCGAAGAAAAAACCGCTGCCGCCACCGCATCGTCGGAAAGCGCAGCAGCAGCCGATGCAGGCAGTATCAAGCTTTTGAACGTATCTTACGATGTGGCCCGTGATTTTTATAAAGAATACAATCCGTTGTTTATTCAAGAATACAAAGCCAAACACCCGGGGGCAGACATCAGCGTGCAGCAGTCGCACGGCGGTTCCAGCAAACAGGCTTTGGCCGTGGCCAACGGTTTGCAGGCCGACGTGGCAACCATGAACCAAACTTCCGACATCGAACTCTTGGAGAAAAAAGGCTTGGTGAAATCCGACTGGCGCACCCGTTTGCCCGATAATGCCGTGCCCTTTACCGGAACCACCGTTTTTCTGGTGCGTAAAGGCAACCCCAAGCAGATTCGCGATTGGTCGGACTTAGCCAAAGACAACCTGCAAATCGTGCTGGCCAACCCCAAAACCACCGGCAACGGCCGTTATGCTTTTCTCGGCGCGTTCGGCTACGCCTTGAAAGCGAACAATGGCGATGAAGCCAAAGCCAAAGAGTTTACCGCCAAGCTGCTTAAAAACACCCCTGTTTTTGAAAACGGCGGCCGTGCGGCCACCACCACATTTACCCAGCGCAATATCGGCGATGTGTTGGTTACTTTTGAAAACGAAGCCAACCACGTCAGCCGCAACCTTGCGCCCGACCAATTTGAAATCGTGTATCCGAGCTACACCATCCTGTCGGAAAGCCCCGTTGCCGTGGTGGACAGCGTGGCAGAGAAAAAAGGCTCGCAGGCGGCTGCCGAAGAGTATTTGAAATATTTGTGGAGCGAACCGGCGCAAGCATTGGCCGCCAAGCTCTATCTGCGCCCGCGCAATCCCGAAGTGCTGGCAAAACACAAGTCGGAATTTCCCGAAATGGAAACCTTCAGCCCCAACCAAGTGTTCGGCTCTTGGGATGAAATCATGAAAAAATATTTTGCCGACGGCGGATTGTTCGACCAGTTGGCTCAAAAGCAGTAA
- a CDS encoding pseudouridine synthase, whose protein sequence is MNDLIVFNKPYGVICQFSAHEKHPSLKDYINAPGFYPAGRLDTDSEGLLLLTNNGRLQAQIAEPKHGKQKTYWAQVEGSPDEAKLNLLRNGVDLGDFVTLPAQVRVLDAGETDRLWPRIPPIRERKTVPDFWLEITISEGKNRQVRRMTAKAGYPCLRLVRIAVGRLNIFDLGLETGQWRFSSTKP, encoded by the coding sequence ATGAATGATTTGATCGTATTCAACAAACCCTACGGCGTGATCTGCCAGTTTTCGGCACACGAAAAGCACCCAAGCCTGAAAGACTACATCAACGCCCCCGGTTTTTATCCTGCGGGTCGGCTGGATACCGACAGCGAAGGCTTATTGCTGCTCACCAACAACGGCCGTCTGCAGGCGCAAATAGCCGAACCGAAACACGGAAAGCAGAAAACTTATTGGGCGCAAGTGGAAGGCAGCCCCGACGAAGCAAAATTAAACCTGTTGCGCAACGGCGTGGACTTAGGTGACTTCGTTACCCTCCCCGCGCAAGTGCGCGTGTTGGACGCCGGCGAAACCGACCGCTTGTGGCCGCGCATCCCGCCCATCAGAGAACGCAAAACCGTGCCCGATTTTTGGCTGGAAATCACCATCAGCGAAGGCAAAAACCGCCAAGTGCGCAGAATGACGGCCAAAGCAGGCTATCCCTGCCTGCGTTTGGTGCGGATTGCAGTAGGCCGTCTGAACATATTCGATTTGGGCTTGGAAACCGGCCAATGGCGTTTCAGCTCCACCAAACCTTAA
- a CDS encoding LysE/ArgO family amino acid transporter: protein MMNAFFNGLMITGGLIVAIGAQNAFVLRQGLLKQHIGVVVALCWLCDVVLMAGGVFGISALLSDSPLAAAWLAVAGGVFLVCYGAMNAKRAWRGGGHLSVSADRKDHVSAVKIAATTLALTLLNPHVYIDTVVLIGGSAAALSHQDKVWFLSGALTVSALWFVGLGYGARLLLPLFRRERVWQILDGLIAAMMFYLAYGLLKQAAGVLQGYFQTA, encoded by the coding sequence ATGATGAATGCTTTTTTTAACGGTTTGATGATTACAGGCGGCCTGATTGTTGCCATCGGCGCGCAGAATGCGTTTGTGTTGAGGCAGGGGTTGTTGAAACAGCATATCGGTGTGGTGGTGGCGTTGTGTTGGTTGTGCGATGTCGTATTGATGGCCGGAGGGGTGTTCGGTATTTCCGCGCTGTTGTCCGACAGCCCGTTGGCAGCGGCATGGCTGGCGGTGGCGGGCGGGGTGTTTTTGGTGTGTTACGGTGCGATGAATGCCAAACGCGCTTGGCGGGGCGGCGGGCATTTGTCGGTAAGCGCCGACCGCAAAGACCATGTATCCGCCGTGAAAATTGCTGCCACCACCCTTGCCCTCACGTTGCTGAATCCGCATGTTTACATTGATACCGTGGTTTTGATCGGCGGTAGTGCGGCGGCTTTGAGCCATCAAGATAAGGTGTGGTTTTTAAGCGGTGCGCTAACGGTATCGGCGCTGTGGTTTGTGGGATTGGGTTACGGGGCGAGGCTGTTGCTGCCGTTATTCCGGCGCGAGCGTGTGTGGCAGATACTCGACGGCCTGATTGCGGCAATGATGTTTTATCTTGCCTACGGTTTGTTGAAGCAGGCCGCCGGCGTGTTGCAGGGGTATTTTCAGACGGCCTGA